In the Bacteroidota bacterium genome, one interval contains:
- a CDS encoding cold shock domain-containing protein — MKNGTVKFFNESKGFGFIIEENSKSEYFVHVSGLINEIHEGDSVNFELKEGKKGLNAVDVRVV; from the coding sequence ATGAAAAACGGAACAGTAAAATTCTTCAACGAGTCCAAAGGATTTGGATTCATCATCGAAGAAAATTCAAAAAGTGAATACTTTGTGCATGTATCTGGATTAATCAATGAAATCCACGAAGGTGACTCAGTAAACTTTGAATTAAAAGAAGGTAAAAAAGGATTAAATGCAGTAGATGTGCGCGTAGTATAA
- a CDS encoding tetratricopeptide repeat-containing sensor histidine kinase: MNRYIIQILLFIFASSLWSCKQDDAPIGNPDPSSSYANHTDTTFVISLLRQAESFNNISPDSVIIYADSAMLLSEKLKYNNGIALSHYMKGLGEWGKGNYENAITQHKKTVELTASKFWKATSLRDISLSLIYLNKIEDAKNYLNEAITLLTELDDKNGLALAYINYGLIESRKENFLQALSYYQKALKLSEETENEINKSLILNNLGVINQKLGMNQISLDYFKQAYEIVKGTNNSNTRALYLNNIANIYIDDNNYTEALVNIEKGLIITSKSGDKRTTIFLLANKGKAYLNLKQYDTALLYYKKALNLIAEIGVTDNELKTLVGLGKTYFKLKDYPNALIQLKTALKKATEIDDKENIKDACKLLGEIYAIQSDHIRAYDFMKLSIEMADSLSKSKIVKQFTQMEMQYDFDKQQYELDLAQQKINLENLRKIERKNFFLILFISGFILISLLVIVTYRSSRHKQKLNRQLEGNYNRIAIQKQIIENKNNDLNLLNETKDKLFSIIAHDLTNPFNIIVGFSEQLESNYDNLDEKKRKHLVEEINRSSNQVFRLLKNLLTWTHSQIGTIKIDKEVFFLTDFVNNSINPYLSYADNKGISVLNKLPDTLEFFTDKYTMSSIIGNLFMNAVKFTNNGGQITIWNTIQNNNLEINISDTGVGIAPERLEDIFQIAKNKSTAGTNNEKGTGLGLIICKNFATKNGGDIKVQSKKGEGSTFTIILPQAEQR, translated from the coding sequence ATGAATCGCTATATCATACAAATATTGTTGTTCATTTTTGCATCTTCTCTTTGGAGCTGCAAACAGGATGATGCCCCAATTGGAAATCCTGATCCTAGTTCATCATATGCTAACCATACAGACACAACGTTCGTTATTTCCTTATTAAGGCAAGCTGAATCTTTTAATAATATTTCACCTGATTCTGTAATTATTTATGCCGATTCGGCAATGCTACTATCAGAAAAACTTAAATATAATAATGGGATCGCATTAAGTCATTACATGAAAGGCTTGGGGGAATGGGGAAAGGGTAATTACGAAAATGCCATTACTCAACACAAGAAAACCGTTGAATTGACCGCGAGTAAATTTTGGAAAGCTACATCATTACGAGATATCAGCTTATCATTAATTTATCTCAACAAAATTGAGGATGCCAAAAACTATTTGAATGAAGCGATTACACTCTTAACCGAACTGGATGATAAAAATGGACTGGCTCTGGCTTATATCAATTATGGATTAATCGAAAGCAGAAAAGAGAACTTCCTTCAAGCGCTTTCATATTACCAAAAGGCATTGAAATTAAGTGAAGAAACTGAAAACGAAATCAATAAATCCCTCATCCTTAATAATCTTGGAGTAATTAACCAGAAACTAGGGATGAACCAAATTTCACTTGATTATTTTAAACAGGCATATGAAATAGTGAAAGGAACAAATAATAGCAATACAAGAGCTTTGTATCTAAACAATATAGCAAATATTTATATTGATGATAATAATTACACAGAAGCATTGGTAAATATTGAAAAAGGCCTTATAATTACCAGCAAATCAGGTGATAAAAGAACAACTATTTTTCTTCTTGCAAATAAAGGAAAAGCCTATCTAAACCTCAAACAGTACGATACGGCACTATTATATTACAAAAAAGCACTTAATTTAATTGCTGAAATCGGGGTAACGGATAATGAATTAAAAACCTTAGTAGGACTTGGCAAAACCTATTTTAAACTCAAAGATTACCCTAATGCGTTAATTCAACTTAAGACCGCACTTAAAAAGGCAACAGAAATTGACGATAAAGAGAATATTAAAGATGCCTGTAAACTTTTGGGTGAAATCTATGCAATTCAATCTGATCACATCAGGGCATATGATTTTATGAAACTGAGTATTGAAATGGCCGACAGTCTTTCAAAATCGAAAATAGTAAAGCAATTTACCCAAATGGAAATGCAGTATGATTTTGACAAACAACAATACGAACTTGACTTGGCCCAGCAAAAAATCAATCTTGAAAACTTGCGTAAAATTGAAAGGAAAAACTTCTTTCTCATTCTATTTATTTCCGGATTTATCCTTATTTCGCTGCTCGTGATAGTTACATACCGAAGTAGCCGACACAAACAAAAACTCAACCGACAGTTAGAAGGAAATTACAATAGAATAGCAATCCAAAAACAGATCATTGAAAATAAAAACAACGATTTAAATTTATTAAATGAGACCAAGGATAAGCTTTTTTCAATTATTGCTCACGATCTCACCAACCCTTTTAATATTATTGTGGGATTTAGTGAACAATTGGAATCGAATTATGATAATTTGGATGAAAAAAAGCGGAAACATTTAGTTGAGGAAATAAATAGATCATCTAATCAAGTGTTTAGATTACTTAAAAACTTGCTCACATGGACCCATTCACAAATAGGAACTATTAAGATCGATAAAGAAGTCTTTTTTCTGACAGATTTCGTAAACAACAGTATCAATCCTTATTTATCGTATGCCGATAATAAAGGAATTTCCGTATTAAATAAACTACCGGACACACTTGAATTCTTTACTGATAAGTACACCATGTCGAGCATTATTGGAAATCTGTTCATGAATGCCGTAAAATTCACCAATAATGGTGGTCAAATCACCATCTGGAATACCATACAAAACAACAATTTAGAAATTAATATTTCGGATACGGGTGTCGGTATAGCTCCCGAGCGATTAGAGGACATTTTTCAAATTGCTAAAAATAAATCTACAGCCGGAACGAACAATGAAAAAGGAACAGGTTTGGGTTTAATCATCTGTAAAAACTTTGCCACAAAAAATGGAGGGGACATTAAAGTTCAAAGTAAAAAGGGCGAAGGAAGTACTTTTACCATTATTTTACCTCAAGCGGAACAACGATAA